Proteins encoded by one window of Alphaproteobacteria bacterium SS10:
- a CDS encoding alpha/beta fold hydrolase yields MSARTDYPAKAITIESQGYQLTGQIAVPPEGEAELAVVIHPATGVPARFYRHFAAWVAREHQAAVLTYDYRQFGASLGSMPMREADATMTDWGVADQSAALGAICAAYPDLPVWVIGHSLGGMFLAWHDDAHRVTRQISIASGPAHLSTHPVSFKPMAFYFWMLGGPAFTKMMGYMPGRLAGLGPDLPAGVYWQWRRWCTSRQFYEVDWGGPIPQPDLSRAKADLTIIGITDDPMIPVRQTEKLARFYPSVASVTRRQVSPVDAGVKRIGHLNVFSRTCQQAWPKLVA; encoded by the coding sequence ATGTCTGCCCGTACAGACTATCCGGCCAAAGCCATTACAATCGAGAGCCAGGGATATCAACTTACCGGGCAGATAGCAGTGCCGCCGGAGGGTGAGGCCGAGCTAGCAGTCGTGATCCACCCGGCAACCGGGGTGCCGGCCCGCTTCTACCGGCACTTCGCCGCTTGGGTCGCGCGTGAGCACCAGGCCGCCGTCCTAACCTATGACTACCGACAGTTTGGCGCCTCGCTTGGATCCATGCCCATGCGGGAGGCCGATGCCACCATGACCGATTGGGGCGTGGCCGATCAATCGGCGGCCTTGGGCGCAATCTGTGCCGCTTATCCCGACCTCCCCGTCTGGGTCATTGGTCATTCCCTCGGGGGCATGTTCCTGGCCTGGCATGATGATGCCCATCGGGTGACCCGGCAGATTTCGATCGCCTCGGGCCCGGCCCATCTCTCAACCCACCCGGTCAGCTTTAAGCCCATGGCGTTCTATTTTTGGATGCTTGGCGGCCCCGCCTTCACCAAGATGATGGGCTATATGCCGGGGCGTCTAGCGGGCTTGGGGCCTGATCTACCAGCCGGGGTTTATTGGCAATGGCGCCGTTGGTGCACTTCCCGCCAGTTTTACGAGGTCGATTGGGGTGGCCCAATTCCGCAGCCAGACTTATCGCGGGCGAAGGCCGATCTCACCATTATCGGCATCACTGACGATCCGATGATCCCGGTTCGCCAGACTGAGAAGCTGGCCCGGTTCTACCCGTCCGTGGCCAGCGTTACCCGGCGTCAGGTCAGCCCGGTCGATGCGGGGGTTAAGCGGATTGGCCATTTGAATGTGTTCAGCCGCACTTGCCAGCAGGCCTGGCCAAAACTGGTTGCGTAG
- a CDS encoding LuxR family transcriptional regulator produces MIIDEVLGGLETATSVSGVLSEMSKISGNFDVASMSYVDTSSVISRSESEPYFETTVRDDFISSYVEAGFLDVDPVIRRSWNSQSPFNWFDCPEFDVAKTRSPGRRNSAGQILDLANDHGFRNGIIVPVHRMEPSGARSSAFISLYFEKDMNFTQLNQRFPPELWLSALYFHQRMVDLRPEHPVEDLVRSEQTGAMLTDREREALCWASRGKTASETADIMNVKPPTVAFFLKSAQNKLGVYNKTHAVAVALSNGLIAP; encoded by the coding sequence ATGATTATAGATGAGGTTCTAGGCGGCCTTGAAACGGCTACGTCGGTCTCCGGCGTTTTGTCAGAAATGTCTAAAATTTCTGGGAACTTCGATGTAGCCAGCATGTCCTATGTTGATACATCTAGCGTCATCAGCAGGTCTGAAAGTGAGCCTTACTTTGAGACTACGGTGAGAGATGACTTTATCTCTTCCTATGTAGAGGCCGGGTTTCTCGATGTTGATCCAGTTATCCGACGATCTTGGAACTCTCAATCGCCATTCAACTGGTTCGATTGTCCGGAGTTTGATGTCGCGAAAACAAGGTCGCCCGGCCGTCGTAACTCAGCGGGACAGATCCTGGACCTTGCAAATGATCATGGTTTTAGGAACGGCATAATTGTTCCAGTTCACCGTATGGAGCCCTCAGGTGCACGCTCTTCAGCCTTCATCAGCCTATACTTTGAAAAGGATATGAACTTTACCCAGCTGAACCAGCGTTTCCCGCCAGAGCTCTGGCTATCGGCACTATATTTTCATCAACGAATGGTTGATTTGCGGCCAGAACATCCCGTCGAAGATTTAGTCAGAAGTGAGCAAACAGGTGCTATGTTAACTGATAGAGAGCGAGAGGCCCTCTGCTGGGCATCTCGGGGTAAAACGGCCTCTGAGACCGCTGATATAATGAATGTGAAACCCCCAACGGTCGCGTTCTTCTTGAAGTCTGCCCAGAATAAACTGGGAGTTTACAACAAAACCCATGCTGTCGCTGTGGCACTCTCTAATGGGTTGATTGCCCCTTAG
- a CDS encoding GNAT family N-acetyltransferase has translation MALAWRLRYRVFNRELGWAIKDQDLLEIDGFDNDASHFAVVEGSQLVGYWRAIRTDRPYLLDTEFPELFGDRPPIKSSDVWEISRLVIEPDHPDRRQIGRALASGFVKHGRDHSAKSVIGITDPRFHLFLKRCGFEMQTLTRPHHVGESSRGTVEALISECPINNKNIKAADLVSGDFAQAEEALQ, from the coding sequence ATGGCGCTAGCCTGGCGGTTAAGGTATCGGGTCTTTAATCGCGAGCTAGGTTGGGCAATTAAAGACCAAGACCTTTTGGAGATTGATGGCTTCGATAACGATGCGTCTCACTTCGCCGTAGTAGAGGGATCACAGCTAGTCGGTTATTGGCGAGCGATCAGAACAGACAGGCCATACTTATTAGACACCGAGTTTCCAGAGCTATTTGGCGACAGACCACCGATTAAATCTTCGGATGTTTGGGAGATTAGCCGTCTGGTGATTGAGCCAGACCATCCGGATCGACGTCAGATTGGTAGAGCCCTGGCTAGTGGATTTGTGAAACATGGTCGGGATCATTCAGCTAAGTCTGTGATTGGAATTACTGACCCAAGGTTTCATCTGTTCTTAAAGCGTTGCGGGTTTGAAATGCAGACTCTCACCCGGCCGCATCATGTTGGTGAGAGCTCTCGTGGCACTGTAGAAGCGCTGATCTCCGAATGTCCGATCAACAATAAGAATATTAAGGCTGCTGATCTTGTCAGTGGTGATTTTGCTCAAGCAGAGGAAGCTTTGCAATGA
- a CDS encoding cytochrome P450 — MSSMNEVMAAQLAATGDAVSDVDPQQFVESPISAIEDLTIGVEGPVQTDILGGTTTLVARPDHFKEVLVTNADAFEKGAEQSVMRSLLGDGLVTSNGKRWQVARTALRSFFSAKNLNQGMSIAFGELNKSAADITLHPGRRVNAHRFAGELALRMTAAVLFQKQLDEEQAASIYRACSTAHHWLTMKLWQPEVAEKDEKGAANYAEAVASVRAIVSSMRDEESGIFEALEPVHAQFGSEGVFDELLTLLVAGFETTATVSAYAIYALANRPDLWPWLREEADILLDRASDDDASYIRDAPRTRAFVNEALRLYPSAWWFARRAKQDTQIAGVKVSSGDSVLLCPWSLHRQPDLWSKALSFEPARWGVSAVDKFAYLPFGVGARSCIGQHLALTEMTAMVSALAGAFDLTPLSGSLENHRPVGGITLGPSDRPMEVAFSIRSPSPLLSPRGINL; from the coding sequence ATGAGCAGTATGAATGAAGTAATGGCTGCGCAACTAGCAGCTACCGGCGACGCTGTTTCAGATGTTGATCCACAACAATTTGTTGAGTCTCCGATATCAGCGATCGAAGACCTTACCATCGGTGTAGAGGGGCCTGTTCAGACAGATATTCTGGGCGGAACAACCACACTGGTCGCGCGACCTGATCATTTCAAAGAGGTTTTGGTCACAAATGCTGACGCCTTTGAGAAGGGCGCTGAACAATCAGTCATGCGGAGCCTCTTGGGTGATGGGCTGGTAACTTCCAATGGGAAGCGCTGGCAGGTTGCTAGGACGGCTTTACGAAGCTTTTTTTCGGCAAAGAACCTTAACCAGGGCATGTCCATTGCGTTTGGTGAGCTAAACAAGTCGGCCGCCGACATAACCTTGCACCCGGGCAGGCGTGTAAACGCTCACAGGTTTGCCGGGGAGTTGGCGCTAAGAATGACAGCTGCTGTGCTCTTTCAAAAGCAGCTCGACGAAGAGCAAGCTGCAAGTATCTACCGTGCATGCTCAACGGCCCATCACTGGTTGACCATGAAGCTTTGGCAACCTGAGGTTGCAGAGAAAGACGAGAAAGGTGCTGCAAACTATGCCGAGGCGGTCGCGTCTGTGCGGGCCATCGTGTCCTCCATGAGAGATGAAGAGAGCGGTATATTCGAAGCCCTAGAGCCAGTTCATGCTCAGTTCGGTAGTGAAGGAGTCTTCGATGAGCTGCTGACATTGTTGGTTGCAGGCTTTGAAACAACTGCGACTGTCTCTGCCTACGCTATCTACGCGCTTGCGAACCGCCCCGATCTTTGGCCATGGCTGAGAGAGGAGGCTGACATACTGCTTGATCGAGCAAGCGATGATGACGCGTCCTACATTCGAGACGCTCCACGAACTAGAGCATTCGTTAACGAAGCGTTGCGCTTGTATCCGTCAGCCTGGTGGTTCGCACGAAGGGCTAAACAGGATACGCAGATCGCAGGGGTCAAAGTCTCATCCGGAGATTCTGTACTTTTATGCCCATGGTCGCTTCACCGGCAACCAGATCTTTGGAGCAAAGCACTAAGTTTCGAGCCCGCAAGATGGGGCGTAAGTGCCGTAGACAAGTTTGCTTACCTTCCTTTCGGAGTGGGCGCGAGAAGCTGCATAGGCCAGCACTTAGCGTTAACTGAGATGACTGCGATGGTCAGCGCCTTAGCAGGAGCTTTCGATCTGACTCCTCTTTCAGGGTCTCTAGAGAACCATAGACCAGTCGGCGGGATAACTCTTGGGCCGTCCGATAGGCCCATGGAGGTAGCCTTCTCAATCAGATCACCGTCCCCTCTTCTCTCGCCAAGAGGTATCAATTTATGA
- a CDS encoding ribbon-helix-helix domain-containing protein: MSEEKPLISKSRLEQRILRCCSNVFDTNISDEMKYALGRIYNQQLVGRNIKIHGRRTSMRLTPASWTSLREIADIENTTIDEIVSVVSDITLNETSVTSAVRVFIEGYYREKARLSEWDKIL; this comes from the coding sequence ATGTCTGAAGAGAAGCCTCTAATAAGCAAATCTAGGCTTGAGCAAAGAATACTAAGATGCTGTAGCAATGTATTTGATACAAATATCTCAGATGAGATGAAGTATGCTCTTGGTAGAATATACAATCAGCAGCTTGTTGGTAGAAATATAAAAATACATGGGCGTCGAACTAGTATGAGGCTGACTCCGGCATCATGGACATCTCTCCGAGAAATTGCAGATATAGAGAACACTACTATAGATGAAATTGTGAGTGTAGTATCCGACATTACACTCAATGAAACATCTGTTACTAGCGCAGTTCGAGTGTTCATTGAGGGATACTATCGAGAGAAAGCGCGTCTCAGTGAGTGGGACAAAATATTATAA